A genomic region of Desulfosarcina ovata subsp. ovata contains the following coding sequences:
- the secA gene encoding preprotein translocase subunit SecA has protein sequence MIGKWLTQIFGSQNERELKKLQPIVEAINALEPDMQSLSDDGLKGQTAKLKQRLAGGETLDDILPEAFATVREASVRALGMRHYDVQLIGGMVLHGGKIAEMKTGEGKTLVATLPAYLNALTERGVHVITVNDYLARRDTEWMGKLYTFLGLTVGTIQHGLDDRQRKESYGADITYGTNNEFGFDYLRDNMKFDSQSLVQRDLHFAIVDEVDSILVDEARTPLIISGPAEKSTQLYYQVNGIIPKLKAEADYKIDEKARSATLTEEGVAHAETLLSVENLYDPGNIELLHHTNQALKAHTLFKRDVDYIVKDGEVIIVDEFTGRLMPGRRYSEGLHQALEAKESVKIENENQTLATITFQNYFRMYDKLSGMTGTADTEAAEFKKIYNLSVMVIPTNKPMVRKDFPDVIYKTRREKFNAAIEEITELHKKGQPVLVGTVSIDISEQLAKQLKKHGVPHEVLNAKNHEKEAEIISMAGQKGAVTISTNMAGRGTDIVLGEGVTELGGLHILGTERHESRRIDNQLRGRSGRQGDPGSSRFYLALEDDLLRIFGGERITGIMERLGMEEGEPIEHNLISRAIENAQSKVEGHNFDIRKHLLEYDDVMNQQREVIYKQRRDLLTGVDLKSTIEDIMMESAEQIATQFADERDLPEDWDWPAISDAVFQQFSFRMESLDEDTLDGLNADGLAEEIFDQAQKLYEEKVALLGEADFRQLERVVMLQTVDNLWKDHLLSMDHLKEGIGLRGYAQQNPLLVYKKEGFDMFQETIDRIKSETLNILFRIQLAEPDHIEDLQKPKEQKLIFSGGGDAPAAKKPVKRESEKVGRNDPCPCGSGKKYKKCCGR, from the coding sequence ATGATCGGGAAATGGTTAACCCAGATTTTTGGAAGCCAAAATGAGCGTGAGCTGAAAAAGCTGCAGCCCATCGTAGAGGCCATCAATGCCCTGGAGCCGGATATGCAGTCCCTGAGCGATGACGGGCTAAAGGGGCAGACAGCCAAATTGAAACAACGGCTGGCGGGTGGCGAGACCCTGGATGATATCCTGCCGGAAGCTTTTGCCACGGTTCGGGAGGCCTCCGTGAGAGCGCTGGGCATGCGTCATTACGACGTTCAATTGATCGGCGGCATGGTGCTGCACGGCGGCAAGATCGCCGAGATGAAAACCGGTGAAGGCAAAACCCTGGTAGCGACCTTACCCGCCTATCTCAATGCCTTGACCGAACGCGGCGTGCACGTCATCACGGTCAACGACTACCTGGCCAGGCGCGATACCGAGTGGATGGGAAAACTCTACACGTTTCTGGGCCTGACCGTGGGCACCATCCAGCACGGCCTGGACGACCGGCAGCGCAAGGAATCCTATGGTGCGGATATCACCTATGGCACCAACAACGAGTTCGGTTTCGACTACCTGCGCGACAACATGAAGTTCGATTCCCAATCCCTGGTCCAGCGGGATCTTCACTTTGCCATTGTGGACGAGGTGGACAGTATCCTGGTGGACGAGGCGCGAACCCCGCTGATCATTTCCGGCCCGGCCGAAAAATCGACCCAGCTTTACTACCAGGTCAACGGCATCATTCCCAAACTGAAGGCCGAGGCCGACTATAAAATTGATGAGAAGGCCCGCAGCGCTACGCTTACCGAAGAGGGGGTGGCCCACGCCGAAACGCTGCTGAGTGTCGAGAACCTGTACGATCCCGGCAATATCGAACTGCTCCACCATACCAATCAGGCCTTGAAAGCCCACACCCTTTTCAAACGTGATGTGGACTACATCGTCAAGGACGGTGAGGTGATCATCGTCGACGAATTTACCGGACGACTCATGCCCGGCCGCCGTTACAGCGAAGGCCTGCACCAGGCCCTGGAAGCCAAGGAAAGCGTAAAAATCGAAAACGAGAACCAGACCCTGGCAACCATCACCTTCCAGAACTATTTCCGTATGTACGACAAATTGTCGGGCATGACCGGTACGGCGGACACCGAGGCGGCGGAGTTCAAAAAAATCTACAACCTGAGCGTGATGGTCATCCCCACCAACAAACCCATGGTCCGCAAGGATTTTCCCGACGTGATCTACAAAACCCGCCGGGAAAAGTTCAATGCGGCCATCGAAGAGATCACGGAACTGCACAAAAAAGGGCAGCCGGTGCTGGTGGGCACGGTGTCCATCGACATTTCCGAGCAGCTTGCCAAGCAGTTGAAAAAACATGGCGTCCCCCACGAGGTGCTCAATGCCAAGAACCACGAAAAAGAGGCCGAGATCATCTCCATGGCCGGACAGAAGGGGGCGGTGACCATCTCCACCAACATGGCCGGCCGCGGAACGGACATTGTCCTTGGCGAGGGGGTGACCGAACTGGGCGGACTGCATATCCTGGGCACCGAGCGCCACGAGAGCCGGCGGATCGACAACCAGTTGCGCGGCCGCTCCGGGCGCCAGGGAGATCCGGGCTCGTCACGGTTTTACCTGGCCCTGGAAGACGACCTGCTGCGGATCTTCGGCGGGGAACGCATTACCGGAATCATGGAGCGACTGGGCATGGAGGAGGGCGAGCCCATCGAACACAACCTGATCAGCCGGGCCATCGAAAACGCCCAATCCAAGGTGGAAGGGCACAACTTCGATATCCGCAAGCATCTTCTCGAATACGACGACGTGATGAACCAGCAGCGCGAGGTGATCTACAAACAGCGCCGCGATCTATTGACCGGTGTGGATCTCAAGTCCACCATCGAGGATATCATGATGGAGTCGGCCGAGCAGATCGCCACCCAGTTTGCCGACGAACGCGATCTGCCCGAAGACTGGGACTGGCCGGCCATTTCCGATGCCGTGTTCCAGCAGTTCAGTTTCCGCATGGAGTCATTGGATGAAGATACTTTGGACGGACTCAATGCCGATGGCTTGGCCGAAGAGATCTTCGATCAGGCCCAGAAGCTGTACGAAGAGAAGGTCGCCCTGTTGGGCGAGGCCGATTTCAGGCAGCTCGAGCGGGTGGTAATGCTCCAGACCGTTGACAACCTGTGGAAAGATCATCTGCTCTCCATGGACCACCTCAAAGAGGGGATCGGGCTGCGCGGTTACGCCCAGCAGAATCCGCTGCTGGTCTATAAGAAAGAGGGCTTCGATATGTTTCAGGAAACCATCGACCGGATCAAGTCGGAGACCCTGAACATCCTTTTCCGCATCCAGTTGGCGGAACCCGATCACATTGAAGATCTGCAGAAACCCAAAGAACAAAAGCTGATCTTTTCCGGTGGTGGAGATGCGCCGGCAGCCAAAAAACCGGTCAAACGGGAATCTGAAAAAGTCGGCCGCAACGATCCCTGCCCGTGCGGAAGCGGGAAAAAGTATAAAAAGTGCTGCGGAAGGTAG
- a CDS encoding metallophosphoesterase family protein: MNTTNATTTIGVLSDTHGLVRPEVEKALAGCDRLLHAGDVGDADVLKRLERIAPVVAVRGNTDHGSWAEALPAQEMVEIEGVFFYILHDRCRLDLEPSAAGIHVVVSGHTHQPELVEKNGVVYLNPGSAGHRRYDYPVSVAIVRIENGTVTPKIVEIQL; the protein is encoded by the coding sequence ATGAACACAACCAATGCAACAACTACGATTGGCGTCCTTTCCGATACCCACGGCCTGGTCCGGCCGGAGGTTGAAAAAGCGCTCGCCGGATGCGATCGCCTCCTGCATGCCGGCGATGTGGGTGATGCAGACGTCCTCAAACGACTGGAAAGAATCGCCCCTGTCGTGGCCGTACGGGGAAACACGGACCACGGATCGTGGGCCGAGGCGCTGCCGGCCCAGGAGATGGTCGAAATCGAAGGGGTATTCTTTTACATTCTGCATGATCGATGCCGCCTTGATCTTGAACCCTCGGCCGCCGGCATCCATGTGGTGGTCAGCGGACATACCCATCAGCCCGAGCTGGTGGAAAAAAATGGCGTAGTCTACCTGAACCCGGGCAGTGCCGGCCACCGGCGCTACGACTATCCGGTATCCGTGGCCATCGTTCGTATCGAAAACGGCACGGTGACCCCTAAAATTGTCGAAATACAGCTATAA
- the clpS gene encoding ATP-dependent Clp protease adapter ClpS — translation MARYQTEEQVSSKTRDETREPPLYRVLLHNDDYTTMEFVVEILMYVFNKSPEAATAIMMNVHRRGVGVCGVFSYEIAETKVDTVHNLARESGFPLRCSMEQE, via the coding sequence ATGGCCCGATATCAGACAGAGGAGCAAGTCAGCTCCAAGACCCGGGATGAAACCCGGGAACCGCCGCTTTACCGGGTGTTGTTGCATAATGATGATTACACCACCATGGAATTTGTGGTTGAAATATTGATGTATGTGTTCAATAAATCGCCTGAAGCAGCGACGGCGATCATGATGAATGTTCACCGCAGGGGTGTCGGGGTATGTGGGGTGTTTTCTTATGAAATCGCCGAGACCAAAGTTGACACGGTTCACAATCTTGCCCGTGAGAGCGGCTTTCCGTTACGCTGCAGTATGGAACAGGAATAA
- the clpA gene encoding ATP-dependent Clp protease ATP-binding subunit ClpA — protein sequence MISKELSATLGFAVREAKKRRHEYVSVEHVLFAILHDQSGLEIVEKCGGNIDHLKASLETFFNEGMEMIPEESEYVLQQTIGFQRVIQRAVNHVRSAEKKEVAVSDILASIFMEKDSHAVYFLNEEGISRLDVLKVISHDLPMAPPASGPDPAGPEEFQKDAKKKSNPLDMYTINLIDQAAEGKLDPLIGRESEMERTMQVLCRRRKNNPIFVGDPGVGKTAMAEGLAQKIWEGEVPDLLKDVRIYSLDLGGMLAGSKFRGDFEQRLKGVVAELKKRRNAILFIDEIHTIVGAGATSSGSMDASNILKPFLSTGELRCIGSTTYEEYKNHFEKDRALSRRFEKIDILEPPIGESIKILKGLRSRYEAHHEIEYTDGALKAACELSAKYINDRYLPDKAIDVIDEAGAAVRLSGAANRRWIRPSDIEKIVAKIARIPAVNVSTPDKAKLENLGSSLRQVVYGQDDAINALVTAIKRARAGLGLPEKPVGSFLFTGPTGVGKTEVARQVARLLDVEFMRYDMSEYMEKHAVARLIGAPPGYIGFDQGGLLTDGVRKHPYCVLLLDEIEKAHEDLFNILLQVLDHATLTDNNGKKADFRNVIIMMTSNAGSREMSSATIGFGDPKSGSAGKGRKAIEKLFSPEFRNRLDGIINFNALDRDIMAMIVDKFMQEFADQLSAKRVSLDYSDNVRKWLAQKGYDPQYGARPLARIIQSEIKDLLADEILFGRLEKGGRVKLDMDDEKLVFEYS from the coding sequence ATGATTAGTAAGGAACTCAGTGCCACATTGGGATTTGCGGTCCGCGAAGCAAAAAAACGGCGACACGAATACGTCAGTGTCGAACATGTGCTGTTTGCCATCCTGCACGATCAATCCGGACTTGAAATTGTTGAAAAATGCGGCGGCAACATTGACCACCTCAAGGCCAGCCTGGAGACATTCTTCAACGAAGGCATGGAGATGATTCCGGAAGAGAGCGAGTACGTCCTGCAACAGACCATTGGTTTCCAGCGGGTCATCCAGCGGGCCGTCAACCATGTGCGCTCCGCTGAAAAAAAAGAGGTCGCGGTCAGCGATATCCTGGCGTCGATTTTTATGGAGAAGGATTCCCATGCTGTCTATTTCCTCAATGAAGAGGGGATTTCACGGTTGGATGTGCTGAAGGTGATCTCCCATGACCTGCCCATGGCACCGCCGGCCAGCGGGCCCGATCCCGCCGGACCCGAAGAGTTTCAGAAGGACGCCAAGAAAAAGTCCAATCCACTGGATATGTACACGATCAACCTCATCGATCAGGCGGCCGAAGGCAAACTGGATCCGTTGATCGGGCGTGAATCGGAAATGGAGCGCACGATGCAGGTGCTTTGCCGGCGCCGCAAAAACAACCCCATTTTCGTGGGCGATCCCGGGGTGGGCAAAACAGCCATGGCCGAAGGCTTGGCCCAGAAAATCTGGGAAGGTGAGGTCCCTGACCTGCTAAAGGATGTAAGGATTTACTCCCTGGATCTGGGCGGCATGCTGGCCGGGTCCAAGTTCAGAGGCGATTTTGAGCAGCGCCTCAAAGGGGTCGTTGCCGAACTGAAGAAACGAAGAAATGCCATCCTTTTCATTGATGAGATTCACACCATCGTGGGTGCCGGTGCCACCTCCAGCGGATCCATGGACGCCAGCAATATCCTGAAGCCGTTTTTATCCACCGGTGAACTGCGCTGCATCGGATCGACCACCTATGAGGAGTATAAGAATCACTTCGAAAAGGATCGCGCCCTTTCCAGACGGTTTGAAAAAATCGACATCCTGGAACCACCCATCGGTGAGTCGATTAAAATCCTGAAGGGGCTGCGTTCGCGTTACGAAGCCCACCACGAGATTGAGTATACCGACGGGGCCCTCAAGGCGGCCTGTGAACTATCGGCCAAATACATCAATGATCGCTATCTTCCGGACAAGGCCATCGATGTCATCGATGAGGCCGGCGCAGCCGTGCGGCTCTCCGGTGCCGCCAACCGTCGCTGGATCCGTCCGTCGGACATCGAGAAGATCGTCGCCAAAATCGCCCGCATCCCAGCAGTCAATGTCTCCACGCCGGACAAGGCCAAACTGGAGAACCTGGGATCAAGCCTGCGCCAGGTGGTCTATGGCCAGGACGACGCCATCAATGCCCTGGTGACCGCCATCAAGCGCGCCCGGGCCGGACTGGGACTGCCCGAAAAACCGGTGGGATCCTTTCTTTTCACCGGCCCCACCGGTGTGGGAAAGACCGAGGTGGCCCGTCAGGTAGCCCGGCTTCTGGATGTGGAATTCATGCGCTACGACATGAGCGAGTACATGGAAAAGCATGCCGTCGCCCGCCTGATCGGTGCGCCTCCCGGATATATCGGATTCGATCAGGGCGGCCTGCTTACTGACGGTGTGCGCAAACACCCCTATTGCGTACTGCTGCTGGACGAAATCGAAAAAGCCCATGAAGATCTGTTCAACATTCTGCTCCAGGTGCTGGACCACGCCACGCTGACCGACAACAACGGCAAGAAGGCCGATTTTCGTAATGTCATCATCATGATGACATCCAATGCCGGCTCCCGTGAGATGAGCAGCGCCACCATCGGTTTCGGCGATCCCAAAAGCGGGTCCGCGGGAAAAGGCAGGAAAGCGATCGAGAAACTGTTCAGCCCGGAGTTCAGAAACCGGCTGGACGGCATCATCAACTTCAATGCCCTGGATCGTGACATCATGGCCATGATCGTCGACAAATTCATGCAGGAGTTTGCCGATCAGCTGTCTGCCAAACGCGTCAGCCTGGACTACTCGGACAACGTCAGAAAATGGCTGGCTCAAAAAGGCTACGATCCCCAGTATGGAGCCCGGCCCCTGGCCCGCATTATCCAAAGTGAGATCAAGGATCTGCTGGCCGATGAAATCCTCTTTGGCCGGCTGGAAAAGGGCGGTCGCGTCAAACTGGATATGGACGATGAGAAGTTGGTGTTTGAGTATAGCTGA
- the aat gene encoding leucyl/phenylalanyl-tRNA--protein transferase, with product MPVFTLSERLSFPPPHLAIKEGLLAVGGDLSVQRLLLAYRSGIFPWYSEGEPILWWCPDPRLVLYPDELRISRSLRKVIKRKSFHITFDQDFEAVITGCAETKRAYGEGTWITDEMRDAYCELHRQGYAHSVEAWQDDRLAGGLYGVALGRIFFGESMFSRVSNASKVAFVTLVENLKKHKFSLIDCQVKTEHLMRFGAREIPRKMFLVQVSDAIPVFPPPWHSDL from the coding sequence ATGCCTGTTTTCACCCTTTCCGAACGACTCTCTTTTCCTCCCCCCCATTTGGCCATTAAAGAGGGTCTCCTGGCCGTTGGCGGAGATCTCAGTGTTCAGCGCCTGCTGCTGGCCTATCGCAGTGGTATCTTTCCCTGGTACTCGGAAGGCGAACCGATCTTGTGGTGGTGTCCCGATCCGCGGTTGGTCCTGTATCCGGATGAGTTGAGAATTTCTCGTTCTCTGCGTAAAGTGATCAAGAGAAAAAGTTTTCACATCACCTTCGATCAGGATTTCGAAGCGGTAATTACCGGCTGCGCCGAAACCAAGCGCGCCTACGGAGAAGGCACCTGGATCACTGATGAGATGAGAGATGCCTATTGCGAACTCCACCGGCAGGGGTACGCTCACTCCGTGGAGGCCTGGCAGGACGACCGCCTGGCCGGCGGCCTGTACGGCGTGGCTCTCGGGCGCATCTTCTTCGGCGAATCCATGTTCAGCCGGGTCAGCAACGCCTCCAAGGTCGCCTTCGTCACCCTCGTCGAAAATCTCAAGAAACACAAATTCTCCCTTATCGACTGCCAGGTGAAAACCGAGCACCTGATGCGTTTCGGGGCCCGGGAGATTCCGCGGAAGATGTTTCTGGTCCAGGTTAGCGACGCGATTCCTGTTTTCCCACCCCCTTGGCATTCCGATCTTTGA
- a CDS encoding DVUA0089 family protein has translation MNRIVFLLIGITALLFAATASATVIGYGEIDPSTDVDYWEITLSADGTLSIDVYAIWYEWEFDNIVDSQIYLFENDSNGTLVAYNDDVSYWDFYINSVGTDDGSISVYDSYLQFDSLSAGTYLLAIGDYYLSESEARSGYNDNNYVGTGEYQLTFDSDVDFSVSGTTPVPEPATMLLLGSGLIGFAGVSRKKIFKKN, from the coding sequence ATGAACAGAATAGTTTTTTTGTTAATCGGAATAACTGCCTTATTATTTGCCGCTACTGCAAGCGCAACGGTAATTGGATACGGAGAGATCGACCCTTCAACTGATGTAGACTATTGGGAAATTACCTTGTCTGCTGATGGAACTTTATCAATTGATGTATATGCTATTTGGTATGAGTGGGAATTTGATAATATTGTTGATAGCCAAATCTACCTTTTTGAGAACGATTCTAACGGGACACTAGTTGCGTATAACGACGATGTTTCGTACTGGGATTTTTATATAAATTCTGTTGGGACCGATGATGGATCGATTAGTGTTTATGATTCATATTTGCAGTTCGACAGTCTTTCTGCTGGCACTTATCTTTTGGCAATTGGAGATTATTACCTTTCTGAAAGCGAAGCCAGATCCGGTTATAATGATAATAATTATGTCGGCACTGGAGAGTACCAATTGACGTTTGATTCTGATGTCGATTTCTCAGTGTCTGGAACTACCCCCGTTCCTGAACCTGCTACAATGCTGCTGCTTGGTAGTGGATTGATCGGATTTGCAGGTGTATCCCGGAAAAAGATTTTCAAGAAAAATTAA
- a CDS encoding leucyl aminopeptidase, producing the protein MLEIKTINLKRSSVDTLVVPVCEDQDVHTDPTVKSLVDAAKKLEEFSGKKGDTVTLFGPADSRIGRAVFFGLGKVDGLTAESFRAMAGKAVKRCIGSGLSAMTIATPAVSALSLDAETIFKALMEGACLGNHIFDRYKKENEKKPLKRVVLTGTAAQKKAYTDLAKKVAIVCDGAIMAREWVTTPSNDKRPEVFAETIKAVTEPAGLKVRVMDERWLEKQKFGAMLAVGQGSTAKPRLVTADYHPKGAKKTLVLVGKGVTFDSGGINLKPASGLETMKMDMSGAATVAGTMLAVARLKPEIRVVGVMPLVENMPSGAAIRPGDIVRSYTGKMIEIGNTDAEGRLILVDAMAWAIDQYQPDSLIDLATLTGACVIALGEKIAGVFSRDAQLAESILTSGAATHERCWQLPLPDDYKDLLKNEFADLNNMSSSRYGGAITAALFLSEFVGDTPWAHIDIAGPAWIKKGTDYCGAGGTGFGVRLLCDLIGKMTR; encoded by the coding sequence ATGCTCGAAATCAAAACCATCAACTTGAAACGATCATCGGTGGACACCCTGGTGGTGCCCGTTTGTGAAGATCAGGATGTCCACACCGACCCGACGGTGAAATCGCTGGTCGATGCGGCAAAAAAACTCGAGGAGTTCAGTGGCAAAAAAGGCGACACCGTGACCCTGTTTGGGCCGGCGGACAGCCGGATTGGCCGGGCCGTTTTTTTCGGCCTTGGCAAGGTGGATGGGCTGACGGCCGAATCGTTTCGGGCGATGGCCGGCAAGGCGGTCAAACGTTGCATCGGATCGGGCCTGTCGGCCATGACCATCGCCACGCCGGCCGTTTCGGCCCTGAGCCTGGATGCCGAAACGATCTTTAAGGCACTCATGGAAGGCGCCTGCCTGGGCAACCACATTTTCGACCGCTATAAGAAGGAAAACGAGAAAAAGCCGCTCAAACGCGTGGTTCTTACGGGAACGGCAGCCCAGAAGAAGGCCTACACCGATCTTGCCAAAAAAGTGGCCATTGTCTGTGACGGCGCGATCATGGCCCGGGAATGGGTGACCACGCCCTCCAATGATAAACGGCCCGAGGTGTTTGCAGAAACCATCAAGGCGGTTACCGAACCGGCGGGATTGAAGGTCAGGGTCATGGATGAACGCTGGCTGGAAAAACAGAAGTTCGGTGCCATGCTGGCGGTGGGGCAGGGCAGCACGGCCAAACCACGCCTGGTCACGGCGGATTATCATCCCAAAGGGGCCAAAAAGACCCTGGTGCTGGTCGGTAAGGGGGTGACCTTTGATTCGGGCGGTATCAACCTGAAGCCTGCCAGCGGCCTCGAGACCATGAAAATGGATATGTCCGGTGCCGCCACCGTGGCCGGGACCATGCTGGCGGTTGCCCGGCTCAAACCGGAGATACGGGTGGTGGGGGTGATGCCCCTGGTGGAAAACATGCCCTCGGGCGCCGCTATCCGGCCGGGCGATATCGTTCGTTCCTATACCGGCAAGATGATCGAGATCGGCAATACCGATGCCGAAGGCCGGTTGATTCTTGTGGATGCCATGGCCTGGGCCATTGATCAGTACCAACCCGATAGCCTGATCGACCTGGCCACCTTGACCGGTGCCTGCGTGATTGCCCTGGGAGAAAAAATCGCCGGTGTGTTTTCCAGGGATGCGCAGCTGGCCGAGTCCATCCTCACCTCGGGAGCGGCAACCCACGAACGCTGCTGGCAGCTGCCACTGCCCGACGATTACAAGGATCTGCTTAAAAATGAATTTGCCGACCTGAACAACATGAGCAGCAGCCGTTATGGTGGCGCCATTACCGCCGCCCTGTTTCTTTCCGAATTTGTCGGTGACACCCCCTGGGCCCATATCGATATCGCAGGGCCAGCCTGGATTAAAAAAGGGACCGATTACTGCGGTGCCGGCGGTACCGGTTTCGGGGTACGGCTGCTATGCGATCTGATCGGCAAGATGACGCGCTGA
- a CDS encoding peptidylprolyl isomerase gives MSNQKESYKEKIDRATAVFQTNLGTFEAELYAKECPETVWNFINLAEGRQETPRGGNYYDGLGFHRVIQGFVIQGGCPFGNGTGGPGYQFKDEFHPDLKHDGAGVLSMANAGPGTNGSQFFVTLDATPHLDNRHTVFGKVTKGLDVVMKIGSVATGPMDKPKEAVIMEKVTIQR, from the coding sequence ATGTCGAACCAGAAGGAGAGTTATAAGGAAAAGATCGATCGCGCTACGGCTGTATTTCAGACTAACCTGGGAACCTTCGAGGCCGAACTCTATGCTAAGGAGTGCCCGGAAACCGTATGGAATTTCATCAATCTGGCCGAAGGCCGCCAGGAGACTCCTCGCGGCGGCAACTATTACGACGGGCTGGGGTTTCATCGGGTCATCCAGGGGTTCGTTATCCAGGGCGGTTGCCCCTTTGGCAACGGTACCGGCGGACCGGGGTACCAGTTCAAGGATGAATTTCATCCCGATCTCAAACACGATGGTGCTGGTGTGCTTTCCATGGCCAATGCCGGCCCGGGAACCAACGGCAGTCAGTTTTTCGTGACCCTGGACGCTACCCCGCATCTGGACAACCGCCACACCGTTTTTGGCAAGGTGACCAAGGGCCTTGACGTGGTCATGAAAATCGGCAGTGTGGCCACCGGCCCCATGGACAAGCCCAAGGAAGCGGTGATCATGGAGAAGGTGACCATCCAGCGCTGA
- a CDS encoding tRNA-queuosine alpha-mannosyltransferase domain-containing protein has protein sequence MRFLFLEAFCGGSHRDFAEGLAAHSRHDIQVVSLPARFWKWRMRGAALYFLHTIGDLSGVDGIITSGMMSLADFTALCGGHRPPALVYFHENQLTYPVAPGEQVDLQFGFTDITTALSADRILFNSRFHKDQFFEVLPGFIGRMPEFKPFWVMDAIREKCGVLYPGCHFTETVADPPPLPPGPPLIIWNHRWEFDKNPHAFFDALDQVARQGIDFRLAIMGENFAAAPRIFDDARSRFADRIVQFGYAASRVDYTDWLRRGFVVVSCAIQENFGIAVVEAMRHGCLPLLPRRLAYPEILPKEFHADFLYRDDDDLVYKLAAMLRSPADVMQHRPVLSAMMARHAWPAVIDRYDRELERLTEDG, from the coding sequence ATGCGGTTTCTCTTTTTGGAGGCATTCTGCGGCGGTTCTCACCGGGATTTTGCCGAGGGGCTGGCGGCGCATTCACGGCATGATATTCAGGTCGTTTCCCTGCCGGCCCGTTTCTGGAAATGGCGCATGCGTGGGGCGGCCCTGTATTTCCTGCACACCATTGGGGACCTGTCCGGCGTTGACGGCATTATTACCTCCGGCATGATGAGCCTGGCCGATTTTACCGCTTTGTGCGGTGGCCACCGGCCGCCGGCACTGGTTTACTTCCATGAGAACCAGCTGACCTATCCGGTGGCTCCCGGAGAGCAGGTGGATTTGCAATTCGGTTTTACCGATATTACCACGGCCCTTTCCGCCGACCGGATTCTGTTCAACTCCCGGTTCCACAAGGATCAGTTCTTCGAGGTGTTGCCCGGATTCATCGGGCGAATGCCGGAATTCAAGCCATTTTGGGTCATGGATGCCATTCGCGAGAAGTGTGGCGTGCTGTATCCCGGGTGCCATTTTACCGAAACCGTTGCCGATCCGCCCCCATTACCGCCGGGGCCGCCGTTGATCATCTGGAACCACCGCTGGGAGTTCGATAAAAATCCACACGCGTTTTTCGACGCCCTCGACCAGGTGGCCAGGCAGGGCATCGACTTTCGGCTGGCGATAATGGGGGAGAACTTTGCCGCGGCACCCCGGATTTTCGACGATGCGCGCTCCCGATTTGCCGACCGGATCGTGCAGTTCGGTTATGCTGCCAGTCGCGTCGATTATACCGACTGGCTCCGGCGCGGATTCGTTGTCGTGAGCTGTGCGATTCAGGAGAACTTCGGCATCGCCGTGGTGGAAGCCATGCGCCATGGGTGCCTGCCGTTGCTGCCCCGCCGGCTGGCCTACCCGGAAATTCTTCCCAAGGAGTTCCATGCCGATTTCCTGTACCGCGATGACGACGATCTGGTCTATAAGCTGGCTGCCATGCTGCGCAGCCCCGCGGATGTCATGCAGCACCGGCCGGTGCTTTCTGCCATGATGGCGCGCCACGCCTGGCCGGCGGTCATCGACCGCTACGACCGGGAACTGGAGCGGCTGACGGAAGATGGGTGA